The genomic interval TCTCACATTCCTTGCTGACTTACACAGTCGACTCGCTGCGCTGACATCAGCAGATGCCATCATCGCCGAAGCGAGCCAACGCATCGCGCAGCATATGCAGGTCTCGCATGTGTTGGTCGTTGAAATGGATAAAGATGCAGAGCAAGCCGATGTGATCTCGGACTTTTGCACCGACGGCTCGCCGAGCTTGGTCGGCGTCTACAACATGTCAGACTTTGCGGCGGTCGAGGAACGTCATGCTCTTGCCTCCGGTCATGCCATGGTGGTGAACGACACAAGCTCTGCTACGCGTAGTGACCGATACAAGCAGAGTTTCGCATCACTTCAGATTGGTGCGATCATCAATGCCCCGTGCAGTCGAGATCAGCAACTGGAATTCATGATCTGTATCACCAAGCGTCACGCGCACATGTGGCGAGACGACGAAATTGACTTGATGCGGCAACTTTCTAACATCATCCGCTTGAAGCTTGAGCGGGCCAATGCCGAAGCAGCTCTTCGGGAGAGTGAAATCAAATTCCGCGATCTGGCGGACAACATCTCTCAGTTCACCTGGATGGCCGACGCTTCGGGTTCTATCTCTTGGTACAACCAGCGTTGGTTTGAATACACCGGCACCACTCTTGACGAGATGAGGGACTGGGGATGGAAGTCGGTTCAACACCCCGAACATCTTGAACGCGTCATCGGTAGCTGGACTCAATCGCTTGAGTCTGGAGAAGTTTGGGAAGACACCTTCCCGCTCCGTTCTAAAGATGGAGAGTATCGTTGGTTTCTCTCACGTGCCCAACCGATTCGAGACGCAACCGGTCGCATTGTCAGATGGTTCGGCACGAATACAGACATTACTGATGCTCGACAAGCATCGGAAGCATTGCAGGCCAGTCAAGAACGATTGCGACTGGGGATCGAAGTCGCTGATTTTGCGCTCGCCCAGATCGATTATTCAACCGATACCGTCTTGCTGTCATCCGAAGCAGCGAGGCTCTACGGTTTAGGTGAGTCTGAGATACAGGTCACACGTGAACAAATTCACGAGACATTTCACACGGACGATCGGGTATCGCTGCAGCACTGCATCGCAGAAAGTCTCAAACTCGACGGAGCAGGTCAGATGGCCGTCGAACATCGCATCGTCATGCCTAATGGTAGTGTTCGGTGGCTCAACATCCGCAAGCGAATTTTCTTTGATCACGACACCAATCCGCCACGACCGAAGAACGGAATCTTGGCGGCCAGGGATGTCACCGACCACAAGCACTGGGAACTGGAACTGGCTGATCGCGAATCGCATTTACGCCGGGTCATCAATAATCAACTCGGACTCGTGGGGGTGATCGATCGCGACGGAGTCCTGGTCGAAGTCGATGACAGGTCGATGAACATTGCCGGCGTGAATCGTGATGACGTGATCGGCAAGCACTTCGCCGAATGCGCTTGGTGGACCTATGACGAATCCATTGTCGAGCAAATGCGATCCGCTATGGACACTGCCTTTGGGGGTGAAACAGTGCGATTTGACATTGCTCTCTACCAAAAAAGTGATTTGAGATTGATGATCGACTTCATGATGGCACCTGTCATGGGCGAAGACGACAACGTGGAATTTCTGATCTGGTCTGGTGTTGATATCTCCGAGCGAAAGCTGGCCGAAGAACAATTGCTGCAAGCTCGCGCCGTTGCCGAATCTGCAAACCAATCCAAAAGCGAGTTCCTCGCCAACATGAGCCACGAGATTCGCACGCCGATGACTGCCATCCTCGGATACACGGACTTGATCGCCGATCAACTTCAAGACACGGAGGCGATGGACCATGTGCGGACGATCCGCCGAAACGGCGATTTCTTGCTGGATATTATCAACGACATCCTTGATCTTTCAAAGATTGAAGCTGGCAAGTTCGAAATCAGTCAGCAAGCGTTTTCGCCTCAACGTTTGGTGGAAGATGTCCGATCGATCATGGAAGTTCGCGCGAGTGGCAGCAAGATCGAACTGGGGGTCGAGTATCGAGGCCCCATCCCTGAACAGATCGAAAGCGATCCCAAACGGCTACGCCAAGTATTGATCAACTTGGTAGGCAACGCGATCAAATTCACGCCCGAGGGCTCCGTTGAACTTGTGGTCAGCTATACCGAGCAATCCAGAAGACTACGGTTTGATGTCATTGACTCAGGGATCGGGATCAGTGACAAGCAACGCAAGCGACTTTTCCAACCATTCTCGCAAGGGGATGGAAACGTCAACCGTGAATTTGGTGGGACCGGACTTGGTTTGGCGATCAGCAAGCGATTGACCGAGATGCTCGGCGGCGACATCTCTGTCCAGAGTGAGCTCGGCAAAGGAAGCACGTTCACGGTTTCAATCGTCATCGGCGAGTCGCAACACGTTTCGTTGGTGAACCCTGTGGCGGATACTCCTGAGCCTCATTCGACCACGAGCTCCAGTGCAGTTCACCTGAGTTGCCATGTTCTGGTCGTCGATGACCGCCGTGACATTCGCTTTCTTAGCAAACGATTCTTGACTTCAGCCGGCGCTACGGTCGATGAAGCCGAGGACGGCGAAGTCGCCATTGCCAAAGTGACTCATGCGATCGAGCAAGGCAGGCCGTATGACTTGATCCTACTAGACATGCAAATGCCCCGACTGGATGGTTACACAACAGCCAAAGCCTTGCGTCAACTAGGTTTCGCCGAACCAATCATTGCACTGACCGCCGACGCCATGCAGGGAGACATGAAACGCTGCCTTGAGAGTGGTTGCGACGACTACCTCAGCAAACCCATCGATAAAACGCAATTGCTTAATCTGGTCGGTAAACTGACTTCCTAGCCACGACGCCATTGGGCACGAGAATTGCATCCCATGATTCCGTCTCACGTAATTTCTTCACCGATCTATCAAGGCGGCAAATCACGATGCTCTGGCTCATTGGTTGGATTTTCTTCGGCTTTCTCGTAGGACTGATCGCTCGTGGATTGATGCCGGGTCCTCAGCCCATGGGCTGCCTGGGAACGATTCTCCTGGGTATCAGCGGATCCTTCGTCGGCGGCGTCATCGGCTACTTGGTTCAAGGAGGCTCGCTAATCCAATCCAGCGGATGGATCGGCTCCGTCATAGGAGCTGTCATTCTGCTACTGCTGCAAATGAGACGTGAGCCGTCAAACTGAAAAAGGCGACGAAGCATGGCTGCTTCGTCGCCTCACTCATTCTTGATGAAACGACTTGATCACTTTCCTGAAAGATCCATCGCCATGAAGTTGATTTTTCGTTCTGCAAGTCGGGTCAAGGTCTGGTTGGCAAGACCCTCTTCATTAAGAGTCTGTTGCAACGTATCAGCCGCATCTCGATGCCCCAGCTTCTCAGCGTAGGAGCGTGCGGTGCCATAACCAGC from Stieleria varia carries:
- a CDS encoding GlsB/YeaQ/YmgE family stress response membrane protein, with translation MLWLIGWIFFGFLVGLIARGLMPGPQPMGCLGTILLGISGSFVGGVIGYLVQGGSLIQSSGWIGSVIGAVILLLLQMRREPSN